In Patescibacteria group bacterium, the genomic window AACTAGCGGAGATGGACAATATGTGGACGATTAGGGCAGAAGTACCCAAGCTAGAAACTGTTGGGATGTATCATACAGCTCTAATTGGACAACCGAAAGTACGGGAAGATATAATTGGAATTTTGCAAAGTTCTGATGAATAAAAACTCTATTTCTATTATAAACAGATCGTTGTTAATTTCGCTTTCTTTGACAGCGTCCTTTATGTGTTTATTTGTCTTTGGACTGCATCTAGCACGGATTGCTTATCTTTACGCTTTTGGCGAGCCATATGAAATGGGTTGGCTATTGCTCTACTCTATGGGGAAAATAACAGGCTTTATTTTCGGTTCCATGGGGACACTTTTATTTGGTATATTGGTTATGTATTTTGACAAGAAAAGACTACTTAAAATCTCTAAAGGACCATATCCCACGATTAAAATTTTTCTGACCTCTTACCTATTTTTTATTTTGGAGCTGTTTATTTTGTTGGTGATAATTAATACTTTAATACCCCCCTGCCCCAACTGCTACAAGTAATTAAAAAAGGGACTACCCCGAATCGGGGTAGTCCCTTTTTGTAATTTATGCTATTATTCTCTCCACATCGTCTATCGGGAAGGGCTTTTCAAACCAAAAAGGAGGCGGGGAAATGAATGTTAGTGTAGTGCAGGTTGGGGAGATTATTAAGCTATTTCGCGACGACGCGGACATCTCCTGGGAGCTTTTTTGCGGAGAGGAGAATCTTTCTGGTGAAGTTGTTGGCGAAGTTGCCCAAAAGGTGGGAGTTCCTCCGAGAGCGGTGTTGTTGGTATTTAAGTATGGGCATCTGCCCCCGAAAAAGTTGGCGCGGGCGTTTTCGCTGATTGGTCCCAGAACTTCGCCTGAAAAGGTGGAGAGTATTATGCGAAGGATTTCTCCCCAGTCGTGGGATTGGGATTGGGGTACGGGCAAGTAGAATAGATTTGGCGCGCAACTCCGCTGGCGCAAGGAAAGAAGTTTTTTCCTGCCCCAGCGGATTTTTATTTGTGGGATCCGCACCCCTAAAATTCCAAACGCTGTTCCTCCGCCCTTTCCGCTATTCCGCCTTGAAGGTGGGGCAACAATAAAGGTGTAGCAACAAACTTTTATATGGGGAATTCAAATTCTTTCCAAGGATTGTTGTTTTTAGACCACAAAGTCTTTACTTCTTTTATGTACTCAAAACCTTTCCCCTTTTTGCCTTTTTTAATCTCGCTAATGTACCCTCTACAAGCAATGTTAAAAGCCGCTTGAATATCTGCGTCTGTTACATAACCACAAAAGGGGCATCTATAAATATAACTGTTGCCGCGATTATGCAATTTTTGCTCTAAATTGCTTTCGGGAAGTAAAACTTCTGATATTGGTGGTCTTGCATAATCTTTTATCCAGCCCAAGGCAACTTTTCCTTTCACTTCTAGCTTATTGCTTTTGCTATCGTTGTCTGTACTTTTTCTCACAAATCCGCTCACTTTCGTGTTGTTTATATCTACAACAACCTTCCCCCCTTCTTTTGAAAAGGAGTATTTTTTATCTAAATCCAACTCAAAAGGTGTTCTAAAACATTTGATGCAGGTGTAGCTTGTAGCATACGAGGAGATATGGTTACCCATTAATTTGCTTCTTTCCCCCCATACTGCTTTTACAACAGCACGGTCTGCCCCGTTCTCTGGATAAACATCCGACACTTTCAATGACCTATAAATTTTAGCTATTTTGTTTCCCCCTGTTTCAAAATTGCTTATAGATATCTCATAAATTATTTTTGCGTTGTATTTTAAAGCCAAATTATGTATTTGGTTTCTTAAAGAGTGTATTGCCATTTCCCGCACGCGGGCAATTTTTGTGGACGGGTTTGCAAAGGTTGCCGCTTTTTGCCTTTCTTTAAAAGACTGTATATGCGTTCTTATTTTACGAAGGGCTGGATCAGTAATAAAACCCTTTTCAAGAATCTTAATTTTGTTATCGTCTACTTTCATTGCAACATAGGCAACACCAAATTCCCCCACATCCAAACCTAAATAAGCTGTCCTGTTTTCAATTTCTTCTGCTCGCTGTTTCCGCTGTTTCTGATTTGCAACAGGTTTTAAATCAAAAGGCATTGAATAATACACTTTTTGGTCGTTTTCCTCTTTTTCAAAAACGGGTTTCATTTTCTCTTTATCCCATAAAATTTTCCATTTTTCCTCAAGTATTAGGCAGGGTTCGCTCAACTCAATATCCATAGAATTCCACTTTTTAGTTTTGCAAAAAAGCCTGTTTAAAAATTGGATTTGATATTTTGAGGTTTTTATATGCCAAATAAAATCAGGAGAAACATATTCCCCTTTTGCGGAAGTAACATTTTTTTTACCCACAATTTTAAGACATTTTATTTTGCTTTCTCGTTTAGGTTCCTCTCCCCTTATTAACACACCCCATTTGCGAGAAAAGTCTTGCGTTTCTTCTTTTTTATCCTCTTGAATACAAAGCAAAGGAAACTTCTTTTCGCTGGCAATTGTCTGTATAACATATCTAACAACAAAGGTTTCTCTAGTGTATAAAGTTACAAAACCTTTAATCTCACTTGCTATAAAACTGAAAATAACTTTGTTTAAAGAGTAGCCTTCTAACTCACCTCCAAACCTTTTTATAAAAGCGGACGCCTTTGGGAAAAGAGGCATATCATAACGAGAAAAATCTACTTTAAGAGATTTATTAAGAGTTAAAAGCCACCCCAAAGTAAATTTATACACTTCCACAAAGTCTGCCACCTCGTTTGGGTTAAGGGTTTTCCAATCTAAATCAATCTTGTACTTATCAATAAGGTAGCGAAATGTTTCTGGTGGGTTAGATATTTCTATAGGTAATTCTTTGTTGTTTATGCTCTTTTCTCTTGGATGTTTGTAGAAAACCTCGTTGAATTTTGGCAGGTTGCCATTATTATATTTTTTGAGTATTTGTTCGGTAATTTGGTTAAACTTATTATAATTAAACGCCCTGCTCTTATATTTTTTATTAAGCTTTTCAAGCTGTTTTTTTACATATTCTTCTGTTATTAAGGAAAAATCTTGTTCCTTTGTGGTTTCAAGTTTCTCTAGTATATCTGCAAGGATTTTTAATCCGATATCTATTGCGGGTAGAGAAGAGTTAACAATTTTTTGATATCTTTCTTTTTTAGCATCGCCAAAAAATCTTGACATATTGTGCAGTTTTTTGTACAGAGCATTGTACTTTTTGCTAACATCCTTATCCTCTTTTTTCTCTTTCTCTGTTTGGATGCTTTTTTGATAAGCGGTGTTTAGCAAACCTTTAAAATCTGCCAACAAGAATTGATAAAGT contains:
- the cas12d gene encoding type V CRISPR-associated protein Cas12d → MSKKLTGYTLHNKRLEYTGKSAIRSIKYPLKPPTQEELDSFSEKIVWDYEHLVGPLNISSYNKNPNMYSLVDFWIDSLRAGVIWQSKSNLLINLVRKLERDILPTEKIFEQIDFKLKSKLDREKVIATIILNTGIRSLSTHKSLRNRFLKCFKEEFWDNTDVLACVDRWSQALIVKGKSIPSKEQRLYWEKEFNIKISSFSEGVKLSPKFTFYINPSLEFNPNLSLDKCLERVQNIEDNPESLLGLDNNFSAFSNYFNEVFAILYKGEVKNLVDTVVEMCPKWSDKKEALEERLKFLSRRAKELGLPKLSNSWADYRMVIGGKLKSWFSNYRGQLEKIKEDLEEHREALKTLRKDIEKIEVIKDDPFTKTMKGDLTEQRVVLLKLLETLLVGDKIAIDDFELYQFLLADFKGLLNTAYQKSIQTEKEKKEDKDVSKKYNALYKKLHNMSRFFGDAKKERYQKIVNSSLPAIDIGLKILADILEKLETTKEQDFSLITEEYVKKQLEKLNKKYKSRAFNYNKFNQITEQILKKYNNGNLPKFNEVFYKHPREKSINNKELPIEISNPPETFRYLIDKYKIDLDWKTLNPNEVADFVEVYKFTLGWLLTLNKSLKVDFSRYDMPLFPKASAFIKRFGGELEGYSLNKVIFSFIASEIKGFVTLYTRETFVVRYVIQTIASEKKFPLLCIQEDKKEETQDFSRKWGVLIRGEEPKRESKIKCLKIVGKKNVTSAKGEYVSPDFIWHIKTSKYQIQFLNRLFCKTKKWNSMDIELSEPCLILEEKWKILWDKEKMKPVFEKEENDQKVYYSMPFDLKPVANQKQRKQRAEEIENRTAYLGLDVGEFGVAYVAMKVDDNKIKILEKGFITDPALRKIRTHIQSFKERQKAATFANPSTKIARVREMAIHSLRNQIHNLALKYNAKIIYEISISNFETGGNKIAKIYRSLKVSDVYPENGADRAVVKAVWGERSKLMGNHISSYATSYTCIKCFRTPFELDLDKKYSFSKEGGKVVVDINNTKVSGFVRKSTDNDSKSNKLEVKGKVALGWIKDYARPPISEVLLPESNLEQKLHNRGNSYIYRCPFCGYVTDADIQAAFNIACRGYISEIKKGKKGKGFEYIKEVKTLWSKNNNPWKEFEFPI